The Myxococcaceae bacterium JPH2 genome has a window encoding:
- a CDS encoding calcium-binding protein → MRALSRAAPLFVPVLCLLSCSDAGLYALEGRAGGAKDRAAFEGDICVPVAGGDAFPVKALFALQGGAGVETEMVGFATDGLASLTSRFSGPYISFGLVAYHTFATGIQGSFTDASSFQEVLPRYSSYQESGPNSIRSALKLSKSLLSGDMQTSCRGAVARTRYVVGLVVRSEDLSCANPGFNEGIDSRCKALRSGANCGESPAAQRLCDAECSKCELTAATGELKALTEQYSAGEVSVQPIYVRGATPDPVTRAEVAVIAKASGSEPIETDIAGLPSALGSLNYAPLNNALKLKRFFAFNRNVQVRDGQLMPDSDGDGVSDDDERAMGLDPTQPDTDQDGLMDGIELRMGLDPLKVDIINGCNVNLDEDGDRLNTCEERVLGTNPCMGDTDGDGLPDLVEALSHTNPLVPEDLQDSDRDGLTNVQEVEAHSDPLSADLDFHRDRGYGYSLKEAAPSVDNRPCYRARAENVSLVPTLERPNPVIPGVRIPAGTNEVYLYLQVGRDNDPRGAGIGSLFIQDFRYSTQDGRTPAGTVRFVPEDFVLGI, encoded by the coding sequence ATGCGCGCACTCTCGCGGGCTGCTCCGCTCTTCGTTCCAGTCCTGTGCTTGTTGTCCTGCTCCGACGCGGGGCTGTACGCGCTCGAGGGTCGCGCTGGCGGCGCCAAGGACCGCGCCGCGTTCGAGGGCGACATCTGCGTCCCGGTGGCGGGCGGCGACGCGTTCCCCGTCAAGGCACTCTTCGCGTTGCAGGGCGGCGCGGGCGTGGAGACGGAGATGGTGGGCTTCGCGACGGATGGGCTCGCCTCGCTCACCAGTCGCTTCTCCGGCCCGTACATCTCCTTCGGGCTCGTCGCGTACCACACGTTCGCCACGGGCATTCAAGGCAGCTTCACGGATGCCTCCAGCTTCCAGGAGGTGCTGCCGCGCTACTCCAGCTACCAGGAGTCGGGGCCCAACAGCATCCGCTCCGCGCTGAAGCTCTCCAAGAGCTTGCTGTCCGGCGACATGCAGACGTCGTGTCGCGGCGCGGTGGCGCGCACGCGCTACGTGGTGGGCCTCGTGGTTCGCAGCGAGGACCTGAGCTGCGCCAACCCCGGCTTCAACGAGGGCATCGACTCGCGCTGCAAGGCCCTGCGCAGCGGCGCCAACTGCGGTGAGAGCCCCGCGGCGCAGCGCCTGTGTGATGCCGAGTGCAGCAAGTGCGAGCTGACGGCGGCCACCGGAGAACTCAAGGCGCTCACCGAGCAGTACAGCGCGGGCGAGGTCTCCGTGCAGCCCATCTATGTGCGCGGCGCCACGCCGGATCCGGTGACGCGCGCGGAGGTGGCCGTCATCGCCAAGGCCAGCGGCAGCGAGCCCATCGAGACGGACATCGCGGGCCTGCCCTCCGCGCTGGGCTCGCTCAACTACGCGCCGCTCAACAACGCGCTGAAGCTCAAGCGCTTCTTCGCCTTCAACCGCAACGTGCAGGTGCGCGACGGTCAGCTGATGCCGGACAGCGACGGTGACGGCGTGTCGGACGACGACGAGCGCGCCATGGGGTTGGACCCCACGCAGCCGGACACGGACCAGGACGGCCTCATGGACGGCATCGAGCTGCGCATGGGGTTGGATCCGCTCAAGGTGGACATCATCAACGGCTGCAACGTGAACCTGGACGAGGACGGCGACCGCCTCAACACCTGCGAGGAGCGCGTGCTGGGCACCAACCCCTGCATGGGCGACACGGACGGCGACGGCCTGCCGGACCTGGTGGAGGCGCTGTCTCATACGAATCCGCTCGTCCCCGAGGACCTCCAGGACAGCGACCGCGATGGCCTCACCAACGTGCAAGAGGTGGAGGCACACTCGGATCCGCTCAGCGCCGACCTCGACTTCCACCGCGACCGCGGCTACGGCTACTCACTGAAAGAGGCCGCGCCCTCGGTGGACAATCGCCCGTGCTACCGCGCCCGCGCGGAGAACGTCTCGCTGGTCCCCACGCTCGAGCGCCCCAACCCCGTCATCCCCGGGGTCCGCATCCCGGCCGGCACCAACGAGGTCTACCTGTACCTGCAAGTCGGCCGGGACAATGATCCGCGCGGCGCGGGCATTGGCTCGCTCTTCATCCAGGACTTCCGCTACAGCACCCAGGACGGACGCACCCCCGCGGGCACCGTTCGCTTCGTGCCCGAGGACTTCGTGCTCGGAATCTGA